The window CCTGAGAGGTAGAAGAAGTAAATGAAGTCAGTGCATCCGGGCGGGCCGCCCGGATAGCTTGTCAAACCGCAATGCTCGGGAGTAACGAAGTTATGAAGGACATCTATCTAAAGTTTGGCAACCCTGCCATCAAGGGTGAATCCGCCGACAAGGATCATTCGGGCTGGATCGAGATCGATTCGTGGAATCACGCGATCACGCAGCCGCGCTCGGCAACCGCCTCGACGTCCGGCGGCCACACGTCGGAGCGCTGCGAGCATGACGACATGCAGTTCACGAAAGACATCGATGTCGTGAGCCCGCTGTTGTACCAGCACGCTTCGGGCGGCACGACGTTCGACGAAGCGACGATCGAATTCATGCGCTCGGACGGCGAAGGCAACCGGGTCAAGTACCTGGAAATCAAGCTCAAGTACGTGATTATCTCGAGCGTGGCGCCGAGCGTCGTGGGCGAAGGTCTGCCGACGGAAAGCTTCTCGCTGAAGTACGCTGCCGTGCAATGGAAGTACACGCAGCAGAAGGTCGGCGGCGGTCAGGGCGGCAATGCGCAAGGCGCATGGAGCCTGACGAAGAACGACAAG is drawn from Trinickia violacea and contains these coding sequences:
- a CDS encoding Hcp family type VI secretion system effector yields the protein MKDIYLKFGNPAIKGESADKDHSGWIEIDSWNHAITQPRSATASTSGGHTSERCEHDDMQFTKDIDVVSPLLYQHASGGTTFDEATIEFMRSDGEGNRVKYLEIKLKYVIISSVAPSVVGEGLPTESFSLKYAAVQWKYTQQKVGGGQGGNAQGAWSLTKNDKTYAV